The DNA region TCGTCGAGGTAGTCGCTGAGATCGTATGAGCGGAGGCGCGGGGATGCGGGCGACGCGGTGGCGTCGGGCTCGGAAATTTTTTGAAGGACGTACACGGAGTCGCGTCCTGAGAAATCGGTGACGCCGCTCTGGCTCTGGCCGATGGCGAGGCCTTTGGGATTGAGCACCGCGTTCAGGGCAAGGACGAGCGTGCCGGGTGAGGAGACTTTCAGGTTGAGAGGCGGGATCTCTGTTTGCAGATCGGCTTTTTCACCGACGAGGTTGAAGGCCATGCGGCCCCGGTTTTCAGGGAGTTGAGCGAGAAACTGGGCGATGGTGCCGCCCGGAAAGTTAATGGTGAAGCCGAGAGGTTCGGCGATGGATGGGGTGAGTTCGAGTTTGTAGTCGCCGAGGCGGATGAGCTGGGTATGGCCGACGGGGATGGCGATGGAATCCGCTTCGTGGCGGCGGGTGGTGCCGTCGGGGAGTTTTTCGGCGAGACGGGTGTTGATGCGGATGGATTTTTCGTCCGCGTCGGCTGAGGCGAGTAGGGCGACGGCAACGTTTTTGAAGGTGACGGTGGCGGGCGTACCGAGGGCGGTGACGGTGCGGGCACCGATGAGTTCGGTTTTATCCTCTTCGATGTAGCGGCTGACGACGGTTTGGATGCGGATGATCTGGGCGGAGAGCGGAGCGGCGAGGCTGAGCAGGAAAACGGCGAGGGGGACCCGGAGGTTTTTCATGGGGCGTGGGCTGGAGGGGAGGGCGGGAGGTTGAGCGCGGATATGGTTAGATACGATTCTCGATGCGGAATCCTTCGCGGGGAGTGCCGGAAAATAAAAAGCCGACCTTTGAGTGGCCGGCTTCGGGAAAAGTGATGGAAGATGGGCGGCGTCTATTTTTGGCCGAACCAGATTTCCCGGATGTAGCGGACCAGTTCCGCACGATTGGTTTCTCGGTAAGCGGAGTAGTCCTGCGCGATGCCTTGATTGGCGCGATCGAGAAGAATGAAGGTGTCGAGGAGGCCGGCTTTTTTCACCTCACGAAGCGTGTCGATAGCGGATTTCCATTTGGAGAGCTCTTCTTTGAGCTCTGCCCCGCTGGCTTCGTCGGCGAAGGTGAGCACGGCTTCCAGTCCCGAGCGTTCTTCAGGAAGGCTGTGGCGTGGAGTGGCGTCTTCTGCAAAAAATGCGGCGCGCTCTTCGCTTAACCATTTCCCGCGGGCGAGACTGTAGAGCAGGACGAGGGCGCCGTCCGCCGGGTCGCAGCCGATGCTCATCTCTTTGTCTTTTATCTCCACGGTGGGCACCGGGAGATTGATGGCGCGGCGTTTCAAATAGATCTGATTTTGCGCGGCCCATCGTTTGAGCATTTCGAAGGGAATCCGGTTATAGGGCTCGGCGATGAATGCATCGATGTATTTGGCCAAGGCTTCCTGCGGACGCTTTGTTTTGGCGTACGCATCGCCGCAGTAGCGATGCGCCGTTTCGATATGTGGCTGAATCGAGGCGGCTTTTTCAAACCAGGTGATCGCATCGTCGTACTGGCCGCGATTGAAGTGGATGTCGCCGATGAACAGGGTGGCGTGATAGTTTCGCGGATCCT from Nibricoccus aquaticus includes:
- a CDS encoding tetratricopeptide repeat protein; this translates as MSGAKKYAAASTIFDQWLDQNPDDTDILFHSGFTLHLQAEAEPNDKRSRKLHRIAYERLTKAHKLGCKEVLLPALLNAYDTEGKPLSREFSSSKEAQALMQKGEKAFGSGKLNDALAFYQRALDQDPRNYHATLFIGDIHFNRGQYDDAITWFEKAASIQPHIETAHRYCGDAYAKTKRPQEALAKYIDAFIAEPYNRIPFEMLKRWAAQNQIYLKRRAINLPVPTVEIKDKEMSIGCDPADGALVLLYSLARGKWLSEERAAFFAEDATPRHSLPEERSGLEAVLTFADEASGAELKEELSKWKSAIDTLREVKKAGLLDTFILLDRANQGIAQDYSAYRETNRAELVRYIREIWFGQK